Below is a genomic region from Rana temporaria chromosome 3, aRanTem1.1, whole genome shotgun sequence.
AGTACATCGTACCCGTTCACCAAaagaagtgtcaaaaagtaagaaaaacagacctgttaataatcctttattaaaagaaaaaaaaaggtgtccCGCGATGCAATCCTCCATCAATCACGCCACCTGCCGGAccgaaaaaaatatgaaaatatgctTTACCTCCTAAGAGATCTCCTGACGTATGGGCTCTCTAGGGGTTTGACACATGTGACATCATGTGACGTCAAAAGGGGACGGTGATATACCCGAGTGGTCCCGCCCTTGTCTATAAAAAAAGCTGTCAACCAGAAGAGAGCTCATATGTTGGGAGACCACTGAGGAGGTGAAGCGTCTTTAAAAAAATTTCCATTTTTCGGTCCGGCGGACAGCGTATTTGACGGTGGATTACAatggatttgtcaaaaactgttcACTGTTTTTACTTACCttttgacacacttttttttggtgaattggGGGtgtcgggatctgggggcccccctgttaaagggggcttcccgattccgataagcccccccacaCGCAGACCTGATAACCACAGCCcacggttgtcgggaagaggcccttgtccccatcaacatggtgacatgcacccacccccccatgttgagaaaatgtggcctggtatgattcaggaggtGAAGGACCGCTtgctcccccctcttttcttgaccagccaggctgcatgctcgagtaaggttctgttatggattttgggggggaccccacgccattattttttacattttgctgtggggttccccttaaaatgtataccagacccaaagggcctagtatggaCTGGGGTGGGAATCCCtaggccattttattttttatttttctattgctGGGCAATAGCCAGCATTCTTTTCTTTAACATTaatctgtcagtggggaagccagcTGACAGATGATGACTCATGATTGGTAATGACGCGAGcacagaattcacacaggtggtGGAGAGCTTggatctgattgattgcttctgtggtcaggtgtcttttatacaggtaacaagctgagattaggagcactccctttaagagagtgctcgtaatctcagctcgttaacctgtatagaagacacctgggagccagaaatcttgctgattgataggggatcaaatacttcttTCACttgttaaaatgcaaatcaatttataacttttttgaaatgtgtttttctggatatttttattgttattctgtctcttactgttaaaataagctcaccattaaaattatagacagaTCATTTTTTTGTCAGTGGACAAACAATAtcagcaggtgatcaaatacttttttccttcactgtacctgctctgtgtaatgattttgcacagaacagccccaagCCGCCCTTTCTCAGATCCCCGAGCCCCGCATTCCTGTGCCTACCAAGCCAAAAAGACAAAATTGATTTGCCGCTCGGGTAGAGAGATGAAGTCCAACTAGAGCGATGTGAGTGCATGCAGGGACAGGGAGCTCATCCTAGCTCAAAGCTGCATCAATGTCAAGAGAGGTAATCCATAAGCCACACATCAGAAAGCAAACCCATGTGCATGAAGTGAGATGAATGGCAGCCTTCGCCCAGACTccagccaggccacgcccccagcaTGTTTCACTCCGCCCCTTGGAGCGTAATCATGATTAAGCTCCAAGATGCTGAGTGAGGCCCGGCTGGAACCTGGGCTGAGGCTGGCATTCATCTCACTTCATGCGCATGGGTTTGCTTTCTGATGTGCAGCTTATGGATTTCCTCTCATGACATTACTATAGCAAACCGCTTGCTAACAGGGCACTCGTGCAGGCCCGCTCTCGAGCAGGCTCTGTGTGCTGAGCACTGCTCAGCCTcgccccctgctccctcttcattggctgtgattgacagcagcgggagccaatggaatTGTCTCTGagtctgtgaggagggagagagatgaaagagccactgctctcatgcacatcactggattgagatcgggttcaggtaagtataagtTGGGGCTGGGGGGAGGGAGTTGCACCAagaagttttttaccttaatgcagagaatgtctTAAAGTAAAAATACttcagcctttaaaaccacttgaaGTATACTGCGCTCCAAGTCCAGACAGCATCCTGCCAGTAACCAAATCTAGTGGACTGAGACCTGGGGTATCAGGCCATTGAACCCATAGGTTCTCGAATTCTTCAGGCAACCCCTATGTTGGTAGGTGAATCATTCTAGTCTAAGGCTGGCAATAGACAGATCAAAATTCCTGCTGAATTgggcaaattttgatccatctatgggcaagcTGGTTTTACTGAAGTCTCTCTATTGACCAACTTCAGTACGACCAACCTGTTGGGTTGTCAGTACAACCagcttgtcagaatacaatagctcataTGGGAGGGATTGAAGGAAAGAACATTgcttgattttctttccttcaactcctggtcgaaggaaagaaaattgaataGTCTATGGCTTTTTTAAAGTGGtagaaaactcttttttttttacttgtacctacaagtaagcctaaaatgaggcttacctgtaggtacagtgaatatcttctaaacctgcaccatttaggagatatttacactgacGTCATTACGGCTTGGCCAATTAGATGGCCCGAGCATGTGAACCCGGAagaaagactgggtgaagatggaagctctGTCAGTGGTCACCGCGCGCCCCTAGAAGGTTTtgttctaaggcaagtatttcataatgtgtgtttttctaaattgaaaaaccttctgtgtttcagctgcccccccccccccccccagacaaatCCAGTGATGCGGGAGCAGGGATCGGGGTCAAATCCTGCTGTCTGtgccaatggacgcagcagcgggactcGTGAGAGCGCCCCCACACAGGTGCCCTGTGGAAAGTGGCTCTCCGTGGGGGTACCCAATgaagaggagaagccaggagcgccgccggggcaccccagaaaaggaggatcggggctgctctgtgcaaaacccttgcacagaggaggtaagtataacatgtttgttttatataaaaaaaaaatgtaaccttttacaatcactttaacactgTTAAGGCTGCATTAGAGTTCATCTTTAAATCATCTAAAAACTTATCATATCTCACAGAATATTATTGGTCTCAGGGCCTATTTTTTGCTGCCATAATGAGAGGTGTTTTATTAGATACAATCCAATGTGAAAATCTTACAATGCAATATAAAAAGTCCTTATGTGTACTcacagcatatactgtatataatgccaCTGACATACAGTAAAAACTTTGCTGTGAAtccttaggggtagattcaggtagaatggcttatttttatgggggcgtatctcagatacgctatgccgccgtaacttagtgaggcaggttctgtattcaccaagaacctgcgccctaagttacggcggcatagcgtaaatctgccggcgtaagtgcgcctaattcaaattgtgaagaggtgggcgtgttttatgtaaataaaacatgaccccacgtaaatgacgtttttgactaacggcgcatgcgccgtccgtgaaagtaacccagtgcgcatgctccaaattaacccgcaaaaagccaatgctttcgacgttaacgtaaattacgcacagccccattcacgtacgacttacgcaaacgatgtaaaactttcaaaatttgacgcgggaacgacgtccatacttaacataggatacgcctcatatagcaggtggTAACTTTACgcgggaaaaagcctaacgtaaacgacgtaaaaaaatgcgccgggcagacgtacgtttctgaatcggcgtatctacctaatttgcatagtcctcgcgtaaatatacggaatcgctacctagcggccagcgtaaaattgcaactaagatacgacggcgtaagagacttacgccggtcagatcttagtcaaatctatgcgtaactgattctaagaatcaggcgcatagatacgacgccgcacactcagagatacgacggcgtatctggagatacgccgtcatatctcatacctgaatctaccccttaatgTTTAGTTATCACTCAGGGGTAAGAACAATTTTATGTGTCTAATGGAGAAAGCATCAGAAGTGAAGAGTGCTATTAGTAAGCAGATATAAGTTACTGCAGTTTCTTACCTTACTGATGAGCTTGTAGTATGGATGGTCTTCTCCCATTGGTGGTGGAGGGACATCAAAGGATCGCCTCCAGATCTTCACCTGTTCTTCTCCATGCTTTTCAGCTGTTTCTGCTTTGTTGAGTCCTGTCAGGCCTCCATAATGACGTTCATTAAGCCTCCAGGATCTGTACACTGGCAGCCACATCTGGTCTGTGCCCTCCAGTATATACCACAGGGTGTGCACTGCCCTCTTCAGAACTGATGTGTGGCACACGTCAAACTCCATTTTTGCTTGTTTAATTGCCTCAGCCCCCCTTTTAGCCTCATCTCTTCCCTTCTCACTCAAATCGGCATCATGCCAGCCACAGAACCGGTTTTCTTGGTTCCAGGAGCTTTCTCCATGTCTTACAATCACTAGACGGTGAGGCATTGTAGATGTTGAACCTAAGTGTATGACTATTAATGTATGGATAAATAAACTGCGTACAGCTTTTATCACAAGGGGCTAATATCCACTAAATGTACGTTGTGGCTTGAATGTGGAGTAGTCAGATGTCCTGGTCCCTGAAATGGCCCCAAGTCACACTTAGTATATCAGTCTTATATATCCAGAGGACAACTATCCCAGTATCCAATCAAGCTTCAGCAACAGGTGTCCAATGGCAGCaatagagaaggggggagagatgaCCTAAAATAGCTTTACCCTTACAGTGACAGCTGAGGCTGACCTTTAACAGGACAACTGCAGAGATACCAACTAAATGTCATTCTACCTTTTATGCTGCAAAAAGCATGCAAGCAATCACATTAATTcttgtccttaaagcgggagttcacccgaaaaaaatgttttaaccttagattaatgctcattttgtcaaggggaatcgggtagtttttttaaaatctaagcagtacttaccgctttagagagcgatcttctctgccgcttccgggtatggtcttcgggactgggcgttcctatttgattgacagtcttcccacaggcttccgacggtcgcatccatcgcgtcacgtgtagccgaaagaagccgaacgtcggtgcggctctatacagcgcctgcgcaccgacgttcgactactttcggaaaatcgtgacgcgatgtatgcgaccgtcggaagcctgtcggaagactgtcatttaaataggaacgcccagttccgcagcccatacccggaagcggcggagaagatcgctctctaaaacggtaagtactgcttagattttaaaaaaactacccgattccccttgacaaaatgagcatcaatctaaggttaaaaatgtacttttcgggtgaacctccactttaatctacTTTTACTGGGTAAGTCAGACTGAATGCAATGGGCAATTGCTATACTTCTATTTGTGCTCCTATCAATACAGACCCacaatattaatagtaaaaacagCTGCTGAAGGTTTTGCTAGAGCAGACTTTTTTGAAAAGTTCTGATGTTTCCTTGATTTGCCGGTTGAGCTTTCAAAAGACATATGATAGAAGCCGCCATTGCGAAGCTTTCCTTTTTAAAATTTTAGTAACCTGGCTGCCATACTATATCCGactgtttgctttgttttttccaCTCATCCAGAGCAACAGTTGTCCTTGGGAAAGATTCGTAACATAAACATAATAATTTATGAAGGCCAGGAGTAGATCAGCATAATATCCAAGAAACTATTCTTTCCAATAGGAGATCAGCAATAGCAGCACCCTtgaatctcaggcctcgtactcacgaccaaacatgtctgctgaaactggtccgcggaccagtttcagcggacatgttcgttcgtgtgtaggcagtaacgtactgaatt
It encodes:
- the PGAM2 gene encoding phosphoglycerate mutase 2, with translation MPHRLVIVRHGESSWNQENRFCGWHDADLSEKGRDEAKRGAEAIKQAKMEFDVCHTSVLKRAVHTLWYILEGTDQMWLPVYRSWRLNERHYGGLTGLNKAETAEKHGEEQVKIWRRSFDVPPPPMGEDHPYYKLISKDRRYAGLSASELPSCESLKDTIARALPYWNDVIAPQIRAGKRVLIAAHGNSLRGIVKHLEGMSDAAIMELNLPTGIPIVYELDDNLKPLKPMAFLGDEETVKKAMEAVAAQGKAKK